The Stieleria maiorica genome includes the window ACGACGACCCACCAAAACACCTTGACGATCGACAATGCTTCGACGCCGTCGTTCAGCAACAATCCCCACGAAACGTCCGGCGGCGAAACGCCCAGACCCAAAAACGACAAGAACGCTTCGAACAACATCACGCTGGGGATCGTCAACGTCAGATAGACGATCACGACGCCCAACACGTTTGGCACCAGATGTCGAAACACGATCCGCCACGACGACGCACCGACCGTCCGTGCCGCTTCGACGAACTGTTCATGACGCAGCGACATCACTTGACCGCGAACGACACGCGACATCGTCAACCAATAAATCGCACCGATCACGATGTAAAAGATCGTGATCTGGTCGATGCCCACCGAATCCAGTTTCTTCTTGACCGAGTCTTCGCCCAGAAACGTGACCAGAAAGATCACGACAAAGATGAACGGGATGGAGTACAGCATGTCGACCAGCCGCATCATCGCCGCGTCGACATTTCCGCCAAAGTAACCCGCGATCGCGCCATAGCTGACGCCGATGATCAAACTGACCAGCGTCGCGACGATTCCCACGATCAACGAAACGCGAGCGCCCCAGAAGACGCGGGCCAGCAGGTCGCGTCCCAGTTTGTCGGTGCCGAACAAGCTGGGGATCGCGTAGTCGCCGAAAATCGCCACCCGCATCTCGCACATCCACCAAGCCACCGGACCGAGGTTGTTCCACATTTGATTGAAGGGGTGTTCGACCTCGATGCGGTCAGCGATCGTGACCTCGATTTGGCGTTGCTGATCGGGACCGTCCGAAGCGAACTGTGCCCGCAACGATTCGATCGATTCGTTGAATTCGGCCAGTTCGCCGGTCAGCGTTCCACCGGCAAACTTCAACCCCGGGCGGCTGCCCATCACGACCGAACTGAAATTCGGCGGCAGAAAACGTCGGTTGTCCAAATCCTTGTCGATCGGACTTTGCAGCGGCAACAGCGGCGTCAGGAATGCCAGCACCGAAAGCGTCAGCAGGCACCAAAGCGAGATCATCGCGGTGCGATTGCGACGCAGACGTTTCCAGGCGTCTTGCCACAACGACACGCCGTGGACCTCCCGCGCTTCGGCCAGGATCCGTTCCAGAGTTTCGCGATCCGCTTCGGACTTCACTGTAATTTGACCCTCGGATCGATGATGGCATAGGCAAGGTCCACCAGGGTGTTCATCACAAACAGGATGACGGTGTAGGTCAAAACCATGCCCATCGCGAGCGTGTAATCACGCTGCGTCGCGGCGTTGATGAAGTGGCTGCCCATGCCGGGCAAGGCAAAGATTTTTTCCAGCACCAACGAACCGGTCAGAACGCGAGCGACGGCAGGGCCCAGATACGACACCACCGGCAGCAAGGCGCCCGGCAAGACGTGTCGCAGGATGACTGTCCGGTGCGGCAATCCCTTGGCGATCGCCGTGCGGACGTGATCCTTCGTCAGCATCTCTAACATCCCGGTGCGACTGAGCCGGGCGATGTACGCCGCCACTGGCAGCCCCAGGCAGAACGCCGGCAGGGCGATTTGCTGGAGCGTTCCCCAGCCGCCGGCCGGAAAGATCTGGATCATGAAAACGAACAGCAAGATCGCCAAACTGGCCAACACGAAATTCGGAATCGCGATACCCAAGACCGCGGCGAACATCAAGATGACGTCCGCCTTGGTACGGCGATAGACCGCCGAGATGACGCCGGCGGTGACGCCCAAAAGAATCGCAAACACCAGCGCAAAGATCGCCAATGTCGCCGACACCGGAAACCCTTCGGCCAAGACCTGGTTGACGCTGTAATCTTCCAGCCCCATGCACCATCCCAAGTCGAACCGGGTGACGATGCCCACCAAGTAATCCCAGTACTGCTGTAGCGGCGGTGCGTCCAGGTTGTAGCGTGCTTTGAGTTGTCGTTCGATCGCCGGCGGTAAACTCCGCTCGCCGCTGAACGGGTTGCCCGGCACGCTGCGCATCAAGATGAACGAAACCGTGTAAACGGCCCACAGCGTCAGGATCATCCATGCCGCTCGCTTGAGCAGGTAGCCAATCAGATTGCGCATGTCGAATGTCAGTCCTGGGAGTGCGCCGGCGCCGCGTCGTCAGATCGGTAACGCAAGACCGACAGCGGGTGCAGGTCCTGGGCGGACGGTGCAAACCCCACGATATTCGTCTTGGCCATCTCGGCGGACGTGTAAAAGAAGATCGGAATGATCGGTAACTCCGTCGACAGGATCGATTCGGCTTGCCGCAACAATTCCATCCGCCGCTGCGGATTCAATTCGCTGCTGGCCGCCTTGATCAATCGATCGTATTCCGGATTGCTCCAATTGGTGTTGCTCTGCGGATTGCCGGTCACCCACAGATCCAAAAACGTGTTGGGGTCGGGATAGTCGCCGACCCAACCGTAGCGAGCGATCTCGTACTTTTCCTGCTGGACCGTCTCGACGAAACTGCCCCATTCCATGTTCTTCAGTTCCAGCTTGATGTTCAGGTTATTTTGAAGCTGTTGCTGGATCACTTCGGCGATCGGTCGATGCCGTTCGCTGGTGTTGTACATCAACGACATCTTGGGAAAACCGCGTCCGCCCGGGAAACCCGCTTCGGCGAGCAAGGCCTGGGCCTGCTCGACACTTCCCTTCAGACCCTCGGGGCCTTTGTAGCCGGCAATGCCCGGTGGCACGACGGTAAACGCCGGTTGCTCACCCGCCTTGGTCACCTGTTCAACGATTTGACGTCGATCAATCGCCATGCTGATCGCCTGGCGCACTCGGATGTCATCCAGCGGCGGGACGTCGTTATTGAGCTTGTAGAAATAGATCGACAATTTGGGCGCGCTGTGAAAATCCTCTCGGTCCTTCAATTCCTCCAGCACGGCAGCGGGCAAATCATAGACCCACTGCAGTTGTCCCGTCTCGTACATGTTCATCGCCGTGTTCTGGCTTTCCAGCGACACGAAGTCGATCGTTTCAAAGGAGACTTCATCGGCACGCCAGTAGTCCATGAACTTTTCCGCCCGGATGCGATCACGCAAGCGGCGGAATTTCAATTTGTACGGACCGTTGGTGACGATGTTCTCTGCCTTCGTCCACAAGGGAGTGCCATGTGTTTCGACGCAGTTTTGGTTGACCGGAAACAGCGGATACCAGGCGACCAGATTCAGAAAGTAGGGGACGGAGTTGTTCAGGTGAACGACGAACGTTCGGTCGTCGATCGCTTGGGCGCCCCCGTGGTGTTTGAAATCCACCAGCACGCCGTGCATCCGCTGGACTGTCTCGTCGCTCGCAGCCACCTCCGCTGACATCGCAAACCGCTCGAGCGTCGCCTGCCCATCGCCCTCCGCATTCGGATCGGCAACGTCGATCTCATAGATCCAGCGTTCCTCCCAATCGAGCTGCGCCTGCTCGCGTTGATCGTCCGTCGCGTTCTCGGCCAGTTTCGGGGAGTCGGGCTTGATGATCCCCCGCAGCGTTCCGTACTTCATCGTCCCGCGGGGAAAGTGCTGGACGTTGGCTTCGCTGGTCAGTGTCTCGCCGGGGCGGTCCCACAGTTCGACTTCCACTTTGTCGCCGATGTTGACGACCGAACCGTTGTATTCGGTCGCCAAACGGACTTCGCTGATCAAGTAAGCGTATTCGCAGGCCGTCGCCGGGTGCAGCATCCGCAGCCAGGACCAGGCGAAATCATGGGCGGTGATCGGTGTCCCATCGGTCCAACGGATGCCTTCACGCAGATGAAACGTGAAGGTCTTGCCGTCCTCGGAGATCTCATACCGCTCCGCCATCGCCGGTTGAGGCGTCAACGGCTGCATGCCCGTCTCCGGGTCCGGCTCCCCCTCGGGAAGCATCCTCAACAAACCCTCGAACAGCTCGAAAATGACACGGCCTTCTGGTTGGCCGGTGGCCCGGTGTGGATCCAGCGTGCTCGGGTCGGTGCCGTTTTGAAACGCAAAGTCGGCCGGGGGGATATGGTCCATTCGCGCGGCCCAGATCACTGCGGCGACAGCGAGCAGGCCCGCAACGATCACGAATCCACGGCGAACTTCCGGGGGCACGAGCGTGTCTCTTCTGGGTTAAGGACAAACGAACGAAGCTGGCCGTGGCAGTTTAGCGGGTTTGGCCGGTTTAGTGCGAGAGCGAGTGGAGAGCAATCGGCGCAATGGCTCCGATGAACGACTACGCCAATCCGTAGCGGAAGCCGCCAAGGCTTTCGACCAGCGTTCAGGTGAGATCCGCCGTCTGGCGTCCCCTACGGGCATTCCATCATTCTGCCCCGTATGATTCTGCCATTCCTCTCCTGTCCCCTTCGACGCGACAAGTAGAGAGGTAGGAAAATTTTGGAGGTAGGAAGATTCGCTGCATCGAATCGATGGTGCATTTCATCATCTTCTTACCTCCGAAATCTTCCTACCTGATTTCCGCAAGCGGCTACGAGCTACACGACAACATCGAACACCCCGCGCGATGCCGAGCCCACTCGGGACGTTTCTCGGCATAGGCTTCGCGCCCGGGCTGCTCGTCATAGGGGTGACGAAGCACCTCCAGCAGCTCTGCGATCCCCGCATGGTCGCCCTGCTCACTGCGATCGATCGCCAATTGCGCCAAGTAGTTTCGCAGCACATACAGCGGATTGACGCGGTTCATTCGCTGGCGACGTTTTTCATCCGACACGCCGGTATCCGCGAGCCGACTTTGGTAGCCCGCAAACCAGTCGGCCGTCGCCATGCGGACTTCGTCGTCGATCTGTTCAGGCCGGTAGTAAGCTTCGCCCAACCGCTCGCACACCGAATCGGGATCGCTCCCACTCGGCACATCGGCCAGCCGTCGATAGAACAGCGTCATATCGGTCTCGGCCATCTGCAACACATCCAACAGCTCTGCGAACAATCGCTGATCCGACTCACCGCGAAACTTGTCCAAACCCAGTTTCGCCGCCATCATCGAATTCCAGCCGTCGTCAAAGGTTTCGACGTACAGATGCAATCCCTTTTGCAGTACGTCGACGTCTTGATCGACCAGCGGCAACAGCGATCCGGCGAATTGGGCCAGATTCCACTGGGCCACCTGGGGTTGGTGCCCATAGCGGTAACGTCGCCCTTGGGCGTCGGTTGTGTTCGGTGTCCAACCCGGATCGTAATCTTCCAACCAACCATAGGGGCCGTAGTCGATCGTCAGCCCCAAGATCGACAGGTTGTCGGTGTTCATCACGCCGTGCACAAAACCGACCCGCATCCAGTGCACCATCAACTCCGCCGTCCGCTGACAGACCTCGGCAAAGAACTCCGCATAGACATCCGGCGAAGGTTCGCCCAAGTGGGGAAAGTCGTGGCGGATCGTAAAGTCGGCCAGGCGCCGCAGCGTGTCGACATCGTCCCGGCTGGCGAAGATTTGGAAGTTCCCCAGCCGGACGAACGACGGCGCGACACGGCACACGATCGCGCCGGGTTCCTGCTTCGGGTTGCCGTCGTAGAACATGTCGCGGGTCACCGCGTCGCCGGTCAGGACCAGACTGAGCGCCCGAGTCGTCGGCACGCCCAGGTGGTGCATCGCTTCGCTGCACAGAAACTCGCGGACGCTGCTGCGCAACACCGCCAGCCCGTCGGCGAAACGCGAGTAGGGCGTCGGACCGGCCCCTTTCAGCTGCAACGTCTGATGACGCCCATGAACATCGATGACTTCGCCCAGGTTGATCGCGCGGCCATCGCCAAGCTGGCCCGCCCAGTTTCCGAACTGGTGCCCGCCATAGCACATCGCAAACGGGTCCATCGCCGGATGGACGGCGTTGCCCCCCATCACGTCGGCGAACTGCTGGGACTGCAGTAACTCCTCCGTCACCCCCAACTGCTCGGCGACTTCACGCGAGTGGGCGATCAGCTGCGGCGCCGCGACCGGTTTGGGCAGCACCCGAGAGTAGCACGCCCCGCGCACTTGCCGAATCTGATTGGTTTGATCCGGATCAGCCGGCAAGTGCCGCGTGAAGCGGTTGTCAAAGGTCAGTGATTCCCAGGCATCAATCCATTGTTGTTGTGACATGCCTGTAGTTTAGGGACGAGGACAGGTTGTGGCAGGTGGTGGGTGGAGAAGGACAGAAAAATGGCCGTAGCGGAACTCGCCAAGACTTTCGCCCACTCAAGGGCCAACGTAGCTACCTTCGCCAGAAGGTGGTCCCCAGCAAACCCATGCTCCCATCGCATCGCGACAAATACCAGCCGGCCATCCGTGGGTACGCTCTGCCATCCGTGGGTTTTCTTTACCACCTACGGTCCGCCACTCCCTTCGCGCGACGCCCGACCCCATCGGCGTCAAGTTAAGAGGCGACACCCTCCCTGCCAGGGTGGCCTGATGAAAAGTACGTGGCGTTGAAAACTGGTGAACCGGCAACGATTGAAAATTGCAAAATGAACAATGCAAATTGCGAAATGATTTGAGCGACGATTCCCGGCAAATTTGAAATTTGCAATGAACAGTTTGCAATTTGCAATCAAGGGATCCAGCAGAATCGTTGAAAGTCCCCGAACCTACGCAACGTTCCAAGTTGCATTGATTTTCGCCAGCCCACTGCCAGGGAAGGTTTTGCCTCCACGTGCCACCTCAAAACCCAAGGATTTTTTCCAGCCCTGAATTAAGTTGCTCCATCCCCGAACCGAGTTGTTTTTGGATCAGCCCGTCGAGCCGGTTTTGAATCACTTCGGCGCCGGCCTTGCTGCCCAGTTCGGTCATCACGGCGCGGACCGCGGTGTCGTCCAGCTTGGGGCGATCGAGCGTTCCGGTGATGGGGAACGTCAAGGTCTGACCGGCCAAGCCTTTCAGATCGCTGCCCAGCCAACGGGCATCCAGCGGAACTTGGGCGACCAGATTGATGCTGCTGTCGGTGGCCACGCGTCCGCTGGTCATCAAATTCGCGCGATCGATTTTGAAATACATCCGCTGGTGGGTGGCGACTCCGTTTTCAAAACTGAACTCGACACTTTGGGGCGGCATCTCGATCAACGTCTTCGCGCTCGCCGGTTCGGCTTGCCCACCGGTCAGTCGTGCCAGTGACTTGATCTGCTCCACGCCTTGGATCAACTGATTCGCCAGCGGCCCCGATGCCAGTCGCATCGTTTGAATGTCCATCCGGCCGCGAACCACACTTGCGTAGGGATCGTCGACATTCAACACCGCGTCGTCGAACTCGGCGGCGATCGCCCCGTCGATGCTGGTCGCGTTGGCCGCCAACGGGGCCAAATACTTCAACCATCCCGCGGCGGTCGACGGCGTGATCCGCAGCGACTTGATTTTGGCCCCCGGCGCCAGTCGGACGGTCATCGGGCTGGCCGTGTAATCGACGTGAGCGGCCAATTCGACTTGGCCCGCTTCGGTGGTCGCGGCGGAACTGGTCGTGCCGAGCGAAAGGATCGGGAACGTGGTGCGGTTGATCTGGAGCGATTGATCGGTCATCTGGAACGGCAGCTTTGTTGCCCCGATACGGATGTCAGCCACTTCGCATTGGTCCCAACCGAGTTCTCCCTTGATCCGCAGGGACGCGTCTTGGGCAGCCGACGTCGACCACAGCAATTCGATCGGCGCTTCGTGGATGCCACTGGCCTGGATCGACGTTCCCAACAAATTGGCCAGCCGCGCGGCCACGACGTCCATCTTCCAACGCGAGGGGCCGGACAGCCGCACCGAAGACGCCTCTCCTTTCGTCGTCACTTCGCCGGTCAACGTGCCCGCAAAGCCGTCGCTGGCGATTTGCAGTTCCGGCAGCCCGAGGATCCCGGTTTCGGTGTTGTATTGCATCCGACCGTCGACTTTCAGCCGAGGTTCCTGCCACAACAGATCTCCCGTCGGGGTCTGTTGCGTGTTTCCGAAACCTTGGCCGAACGTCGGTCGCGGGTTCGGGCCGTAAGCCCCCGCTGGCGTCCCCGGCGGGTAGTTGCGCTGGTCCGACGGCGAGTGAATGGAGACGTTGGTCGCAGAGGCCGATGCGTCGATGTTCCACTGGACCGGACCGCCGGTCAGATTCAGTTTTCCGCTGGACAATCCGCTGACGATGTAGGCGTTGTCCTGGACCGGCCGGTAACTGATCGGCCGGGCGACGTTGGTCGATGCCGCGCGTGCGATCGTCGCCCCAATGCTTTCTTGCAACCGTTTCAAGTCCGCGTTCCATGCGATGTCCAAGTTCGTTTTCTCGCGACTCGCTTCACCGCGCACCGCCAACGACAACGCTTCGCCGCGCACCGTCAGTTCCTGTGAGGCAAAATTGCCGCTCGGCCAGTCGAGCACTCCGTTGAAATTGACCGTCACACTCTGCTGCACGTACCAGTGGCTGTCATAATTGACGCGTGGCTGGCTGACGACGAATTCGGCTTTGGAAAGCGAGCCGCCCGAACGGCTGACCTTGGCGATTACCGATCCCGTCAATCGGCCCTCGGCGCTGCGAAGAGGGTCGGGCAGCCAGGGCCGCAGCGATTCGCTTAGATTCTCCAGCCGTCCATCGGTCTCCAATCGAACCGGGTAAATCGAATCGGCGTCAGGCCGCGACACCGGCGAGAGCAATGCGGCGCGTAAAGAAACACCGCCGCTGCGGATCCCGACGTCGGCGCTGCTCAACTGCTCCAACGTTCGGCCGTTCCATTGCCCTTTGGCCGCCACGTCGCCCTGCACGATCGTGCGTTTGAAACGGTGTCCGCTGGGCAGGGTGACCAACAAGTTGTTCGCTTCGCCGTTGCCGATCAGATCCCACTGGTCGGATCGTCCATCGGGAGTGCGATTGACGGTCCAACGCACCTGGGCGTCGGCGGTCCCGCCGAGTGAAAGGTCTGACAGATCGATGACCGGCCGAAGCATCGT containing:
- a CDS encoding ABC transporter permease — encoded protein: MKSEADRETLERILAEAREVHGVSLWQDAWKRLRRNRTAMISLWCLLTLSVLAFLTPLLPLQSPIDKDLDNRRFLPPNFSSVVMGSRPGLKFAGGTLTGELAEFNESIESLRAQFASDGPDQQRQIEVTIADRIEVEHPFNQMWNNLGPVAWWMCEMRVAIFGDYAIPSLFGTDKLGRDLLARVFWGARVSLIVGIVATLVSLIIGVSYGAIAGYFGGNVDAAMMRLVDMLYSIPFIFVVIFLVTFLGEDSVKKKLDSVGIDQITIFYIVIGAIYWLTMSRVVRGQVMSLRHEQFVEAARTVGASSWRIVFRHLVPNVLGVVIVYLTLTIPSVMLFEAFLSFLGLGVSPPDVSWGLLLNDGVEALSIVKVFWWVVVFPGGALAATLFALNFLGDGIRDALDPRMKNRD
- a CDS encoding ABC transporter permease; this encodes MRNLIGYLLKRAAWMILTLWAVYTVSFILMRSVPGNPFSGERSLPPAIERQLKARYNLDAPPLQQYWDYLVGIVTRFDLGWCMGLEDYSVNQVLAEGFPVSATLAIFALVFAILLGVTAGVISAVYRRTKADVILMFAAVLGIAIPNFVLASLAILLFVFMIQIFPAGGWGTLQQIALPAFCLGLPVAAYIARLSRTGMLEMLTKDHVRTAIAKGLPHRTVILRHVLPGALLPVVSYLGPAVARVLTGSLVLEKIFALPGMGSHFINAATQRDYTLAMGMVLTYTVILFVMNTLVDLAYAIIDPRVKLQ
- a CDS encoding peptide ABC transporter substrate-binding protein yields the protein MPPEVRRGFVIVAGLLAVAAVIWAARMDHIPPADFAFQNGTDPSTLDPHRATGQPEGRVIFELFEGLLRMLPEGEPDPETGMQPLTPQPAMAERYEISEDGKTFTFHLREGIRWTDGTPITAHDFAWSWLRMLHPATACEYAYLISEVRLATEYNGSVVNIGDKVEVELWDRPGETLTSEANVQHFPRGTMKYGTLRGIIKPDSPKLAENATDDQREQAQLDWEERWIYEIDVADPNAEGDGQATLERFAMSAEVAASDETVQRMHGVLVDFKHHGGAQAIDDRTFVVHLNNSVPYFLNLVAWYPLFPVNQNCVETHGTPLWTKAENIVTNGPYKLKFRRLRDRIRAEKFMDYWRADEVSFETIDFVSLESQNTAMNMYETGQLQWVYDLPAAVLEELKDREDFHSAPKLSIYFYKLNNDVPPLDDIRVRQAISMAIDRRQIVEQVTKAGEQPAFTVVPPGIAGYKGPEGLKGSVEQAQALLAEAGFPGGRGFPKMSLMYNTSERHRPIAEVIQQQLQNNLNIKLELKNMEWGSFVETVQQEKYEIARYGWVGDYPDPNTFLDLWVTGNPQSNTNWSNPEYDRLIKAASSELNPQRRMELLRQAESILSTELPIIPIFFYTSAEMAKTNIVGFAPSAQDLHPLSVLRYRSDDAAPAHSQD
- a CDS encoding protein adenylyltransferase SelO gives rise to the protein MSQQQWIDAWESLTFDNRFTRHLPADPDQTNQIRQVRGACYSRVLPKPVAAPQLIAHSREVAEQLGVTEELLQSQQFADVMGGNAVHPAMDPFAMCYGGHQFGNWAGQLGDGRAINLGEVIDVHGRHQTLQLKGAGPTPYSRFADGLAVLRSSVREFLCSEAMHHLGVPTTRALSLVLTGDAVTRDMFYDGNPKQEPGAIVCRVAPSFVRLGNFQIFASRDDVDTLRRLADFTIRHDFPHLGEPSPDVYAEFFAEVCQRTAELMVHWMRVGFVHGVMNTDNLSILGLTIDYGPYGWLEDYDPGWTPNTTDAQGRRYRYGHQPQVAQWNLAQFAGSLLPLVDQDVDVLQKGLHLYVETFDDGWNSMMAAKLGLDKFRGESDQRLFAELLDVLQMAETDMTLFYRRLADVPSGSDPDSVCERLGEAYYRPEQIDDEVRMATADWFAGYQSRLADTGVSDEKRRQRMNRVNPLYVLRNYLAQLAIDRSEQGDHAGIAELLEVLRHPYDEQPGREAYAEKRPEWARHRAGCSMLSCSS
- a CDS encoding translocation/assembly module TamB domain-containing protein; this encodes MRDDYLLDDLERSQLDATRRRRANRSRRYYRMLLLALGFLALLALAAPSLVSHTGIARSILASNAGTYGWTASAESIDVGWITPLSIRGLKLTGQSGETIVQIDRADTALTVMQLLNLNPASIGEVSLRGVALACSVADGRSSIESDLATLLEPSDQPQTLVRASIQIQDFGATATDSITGDAWSLNQSNVNVSLDGNRITAEVAGVVNEPGGSGGAIQSQFVWQDGSEDLWNLSFDTESFPLSVANLVARRFAGAVDGLPQQFSGDTTGRLKLVGAPDGAVKASLGDVRIRNLKTLFASTGDASGQAGTVQKQWNNELATLDGDVALSGGWLLGQGLELTTDFASATLDGSFPTTISLVGSDDNPLSWLQALDGKARVDVDLASLDQALPGLIPLRSNVTLVSGRASGIIDNSAASSGSGSAATRRSNLTLSSNSLRARADGRIVVIDPIELSATVTDDKGALRAERFDVKSSFANASGSGTLQDGTAELRIDFGRLYTMLRPVIDLSDLSLGGTADAQVRWTVNRTPDGRSDQWDLIGNGEANNLLVTLPSGHRFKRTIVQGDVAAKGQWNGRTLEQLSSADVGIRSGGVSLRAALLSPVSRPDADSIYPVRLETDGRLENLSESLRPWLPDPLRSAEGRLTGSVIAKVSRSGGSLSKAEFVVSQPRVNYDSHWYVQQSVTVNFNGVLDWPSGNFASQELTVRGEALSLAVRGEASREKTNLDIAWNADLKRLQESIGATIARAASTNVARPISYRPVQDNAYIVSGLSSGKLNLTGGPVQWNIDASASATNVSIHSPSDQRNYPPGTPAGAYGPNPRPTFGQGFGNTQQTPTGDLLWQEPRLKVDGRMQYNTETGILGLPELQIASDGFAGTLTGEVTTKGEASSVRLSGPSRWKMDVVAARLANLLGTSIQASGIHEAPIELLWSTSAAQDASLRIKGELGWDQCEVADIRIGATKLPFQMTDQSLQINRTTFPILSLGTTSSAATTEAGQVELAAHVDYTASPMTVRLAPGAKIKSLRITPSTAAGWLKYLAPLAANATSIDGAIAAEFDDAVLNVDDPYASVVRGRMDIQTMRLASGPLANQLIQGVEQIKSLARLTGGQAEPASAKTLIEMPPQSVEFSFENGVATHQRMYFKIDRANLMTSGRVATDSSINLVAQVPLDARWLGSDLKGLAGQTLTFPITGTLDRPKLDDTAVRAVMTELGSKAGAEVIQNRLDGLIQKQLGSGMEQLNSGLEKILGF